Proteins from a single region of Hypomesus transpacificus isolate Combined female chromosome 9, fHypTra1, whole genome shotgun sequence:
- the LOC124471315 gene encoding uncharacterized protein LOC124471315: MSPVISLQPREEPTIPVTVQGREHAFMVDTGATYSCIGKNGFNLPLSSSSIRTVGFSGKTQVIPLTEPLTMQIEGKTIVAPLLYSAHTPINLLGRDILCILKANIVCTQRGLQIEFHEGPSANQMMPVMVGKELQNGLSPLMNVTAQDHHSRTPPLAYWLQLAPQESSLIQLWEEWEPWVQALVGKPRPQQMPLHCTLLYDEHQNYTDYADCWMELINKKQYSIISQDIFVGPEGAAAAVTLPPELREWYHVQNSAPHVPLMTTEGHRSSELGPMIKAALQVLDWRPTNNKYLHISPDARFHRISARNYNVGTAEIVVVNVKTASHQCPLSEHEDVLGQVPPSLWSKHKTDVGFIRAADPIHIKVKKGARLPYQRQYPLRQHAIDGIRPTIRGLVDAGVLIETKSSCNTPIFPIKKPHSNDYRLVHDLRAINSIVDVPKAIVPDPHTLLSNIPPGTKWYTVIDLCSAFFSVPLHTDSQYLFAFTFEGKQMTYTRLPQGFLDSPAVFNRVLAQDLQNLHVTSTVLQYVDDILICSSSKEQCERDSVTVLNQLAEGGHKVSRDKLQFCQTTVDYLGRRLSGDKRQIALSQIEAIARAPKPQTVGQMLTLLEMAGYSRPWICDYALKSAPLRALIRAAGQTSIAAALQWTEEAEGAFLALKSDMQSAPALGNPDYSKPFHLYVAERSG, encoded by the coding sequence ATGTCACCAGTTATCTCACTACAACCACGAGAAGAACCCACCATACCAGTTACAGTGCAAGGACGAGAACATGCCTTCATGGTAGACACCGGAGCGACGTATTCATGCATTGGAAAAAACGGCttcaatctccccctctccagttCATCCATCCGAACTGTAGGCTTTTCTGGGAAAACACAAGTAATACCACTTACGGAGCCACTCACGATGCAAATTGAAGGAAAAACTATTGTAGCGCCTCTACTGTACTCCGCACACACTCCCATCAATCTATTAGGAAGAGACATTCTCTGCATACTAAAAGCCAACATTGTGTGTACTCAACGCGGCCTGCAAATAGAGTTCCATGAAGGTCCCTCAGCAAACCAGATGATGCCAGTGATGGTTGGAAAGGAACTCCAAAATGGCTTAAGTCCATTAATGAATGTAACAGCACAAGATCATCACAGCCGGACACCACCGCTAGCGTACTGGCTACAATTGGCCCCACAAGAATCTTCACTAATCCAATTATGGGAAGAATGGGAACCGTGGGTCCAAGCTTTGGTAGGGAAACCAAGACCACAACAGATGCCGCTCCACTGCACTCTTCTATATGACGAACATCAAAACTACACAGACTATGCCGACTGCTGGATGGAGCtgatcaataaaaaacaatactCCATCATCAGCCAGGATATTTTTGTAGGCCCTGAAGGAGCAGCCGCAGCCGTAACACTCCCACCAGAATTACGAGAATGGTATCATGTACAGAACTCAGCCCCGCATGTCCCATTGATGACAACCGAAGGACATCGATCTAGTGAGTTAGGACCAATGATAAAAGCAGCTTTACAAGTGTTAGACTGGAGGCCCACCAATAATAAGTACTTACACATATCTCCTGATGCCCGGTTTCATAGAATTTCAGCGAGAAATTACAACGTAGGGACAGCTGAGATAGTGGTTGTAAATGTAAAGACAGCATCACATCAATGCCCATTGTCGGAACATGAAGATGTGTTAGGACAGGTGCCCCCATCCCTATGGTCAAAACATAAGACAGATGTGGGTTTTATACGGGCAGCAGACCCCATACACATAAAAGTGAAGAAGGGAGCAAGATTACCATACCAGAGGCAGTACCCACTCCGACAACACGCCATAGACGGGATTAGACCCACGATTAGGGGTTTAGTGGATGCGGGAGTCTTAATAGAGACAAAAAGTTCCTGTAATACACCCATCTTTCCAATAAAGAAGCCACATTCTAATGATTATCGGTTAGTACATGATCTGCGGGCTATTAACTCCATTGTGGACGTTCCAAAGGCAATTGTTCCCGATCCACATACACTACTTTCTAACATACCCCCAGGTACCAAATGGTACACCGTCATCGATCTGTGCTCTGCCTTTTTCTCAGTTCCCCTACACACTGATTCACAATACCTGTTTGCTTTCACCTTTGAAGGCAAACAAATGACTTATACTCGGTTACCCCAGGGATTCCTGGACAGCCCAGCTGTGTTTAATCGAGTGTTGGCCCAGGACCTGCAGAACCTGCACGTCACTAGTACCGTCTTGCAGTATGTAGATGATATCCTTATTTGCAGTAGTTCAAaggagcagtgtgagagagactctGTCACCGTGTTAAACCAGCTGGCAGAAGGCGGTCATAAGGTCAGTAGAGATAAGTTGCAGTTCTGTCAGACGACAGTTGATTATTTGGGGAGACGACTTAGTGGGGATAAGAGGCAGATAGCTCTGTCACAGATAGAGGCCATAGCCAGAGCTCCGAAACCACAGACGGTAGGGCAAATGCTCACCTTGTTGGAAATGGCGGGATACAGTAGACCATGGATTTGTGACTATGCCCTCAAATCAGCGCCTCTGCGGGCCCTTATTAGGGCTGCGGGGCAGACCAGTATTGCTGCTGCTCTGCAGTGGACCGAAGAGGCGGAGGGCGCTTTCTTGGCCCttaaaagtgacatgcaatCCGCCCCCGCCCTTGGCAATCCGGATTACTCAAAACCATTTCACCTATATGTTGCAGAACGGTCTGGATAA